Below is a window of Deltaproteobacteria bacterium DNA.
TCACATTCACACGGAGCACTATCTGCCCCGGCTTTTTGATCGGCACACCTATGATGCCTGGGCGGCCAGAGGGGGCGAGGACATCAGGGAGGTGGCCAGGGAGAAGGCGAGGGAAATTCTGGCCACGCACCAGGTGGAGCCGCTGCCCAGGGAAGTGCAGGAAGAGCTGCAGGCGATTATCAACAGTGCTGAAGAAACATATG
It encodes the following:
- a CDS encoding trimethylamine methyltransferase family protein — its product is YVIDNEMLGMVARVLEGVRVTPETLSFEQIKEVGPRGNYMGLRHTLDHIHTEHYLPRLFDRHTYDAWAARGGEDIREVAREKAREILATHQVEPLPREVQEELQAIINSAEETY